The genomic interval taaataaataagcaaataaataaataaatgaataaatgcacaaatttctgcataaataaatatgtaaatatttgcatatatatttattgttttatttatgcaggaacttgtggattattttaattaatttatttgcatatttatttgcatatttattgtttttgcaggtttcgtcctccaataaaaattaatttgtcaTAAAGCAAGCAttataatttgcataaaaataaattgtatttaattaaaaattcgGTAAGATTTTATtccattgtttttaataataaatgacgGTGTTTCTAGAAGGGATAGAGCTGCTAtagatatttacatattttgtatATAACCATGTAGAGCTGCAGTCGTAAGTTaacgataattatttattaaattacccattagtTGTATTGTATTAACACCTATCTGCACCTAtcccgaccctaaacccaaccctcagagTAATGTgaaaactgtaattatacataGTATTATTCATAATATCTATTTTATTACCCATGGGTTGTATTTTATCAATGTGTTCCCCTACCCCAATTCTAAACCCAACTTtcacaataatgtaaatatattaattgtCGCTGTAAAGTGTCACACAAAAGAGTATGCTATATCGAtgtgagtatccgcagctgtatacCTTTAACCGATTGTTTAGTTGCTCTGTAGTCGCCGGAAGTGCCTCTGTTCCACGCATGCGCAGTGTGGAGGGTAGCGCTAGCGGAGCGGAGGTTATCAGCGCGAGGAGTTTCTTCAGCTTTAATTGTTTAGTCTGTAATAGTGTGTATTTAGATCCGCGCCATGGCCGGAATTAAAGGTAAAcacatctgagtgtgtgtgtggctgttgtgtgtgtgtgtgtgtgtgattgtgtagtGTTTCCGCGATAGCTGTTTGAGGTTTATTAGCGGCCGCAGATTTACAGCCTCCATCGACACACAAACCGCTCATGggcaacacacacaaacacacacacactcactcatgggcaacaaatacacacacacacacacacacacacacacacacacacacacacacacacacacacacacttcaaagaTAATCACAGATATAAGGCTGTCTTCATCTGTCTTTATGCTCTTTGTGTACATTTGACTATATTGTGTTTTAGTAGAGATTAACATCCTTTCAAAAACaccagactgtgtgtgtgtgtgtgtgtgtgtgtgtgtatttacacatCTGagtatatatacgtgtgtgtgtgtgtgtgtgtatttacacttctgagtatatatatgtgtgtgtgtgtgtgtgtgtatttacacatCTGagtatatatacgtgtgtgtgtgtgtgtgtgtgtgtgtgtgtgtgtgtgcgcgtgtgtgtgtgtataaacattattatattagctagtatatgaagagttcagatgcaaaaacctttgagtgccgtctgaaatttccatctaaaatgaacatttttcttctcctcgtttgtttatgttgagatatttcactttaaacagCAGGAAAGGACTTATTGTTTGCCTTAAAcgtgatattactgaacacacacacacacgagcctgataaaatgctcattttagaggaagtTTTTAGACCGCATTCagagtttttgcatctaaactcttcatattaacctgttaattaggcaagtcatcgaAGAATAGTTATTACATTAGAGGAATAATAATACTGACCACagcagttttcagaaataagacTACAGAAGAGAAACTAActttgctctggtaaacattatGAAACATGCAGGGCTGATAGTTGTGTCTtcaactatacacacacacacacacaaaacacatgtaTATTCATTATtaacaccatacacacacacacacacacacacacacacacacacacccaaaggATTGTGATGTCATCTGACATCTCACGAGGCATGAGtatggtgtgtgtgagagagagagagagagagagagaggggccaCTCATGCTCTTAGGGTTCACAGCTTAATTTATGTTATTCCACAATCtgaattatttaattgaattgattaTCTTAGCTCATATGAAGtaacatttgtaaaatatatgattaaaaaataagacaaaattattCTACAAATTTCCCATTTTCATATGTTCACAGTGTGACACCACTGAGCCGCCTCACATTAGACTTTtgctaattattcattcattcattttcttttcagcttagtccctttattcatcaggggtcgccacggtggaatgaaccgccaactattccagcatatgttttacagtgcggatgctcttccagctgcaacccagtactgggaattttGCTAATTAGTGACTAACAGTTTTAAGATGAAATATAATTAAAGCAGTCATGATTGTGCAATTGTTTaggatgtaaataataataaaagatgaagaaaatagttatggggtggcacggtggctcagtggtgtctcCCTgtggccacacagcaagaaggtctctggtttgagtcccagctgggtcagctggtgtttctgtgtggagtttgcatgttctccctgtgttggtgtgggtttcctccgggtgctccggtttcccccacagtccaaacacatgcgctataggggaactgatcaactaaactggccgtagtgtatgagtgtgtgtgaatgagtgtgtatgggggtttcccagtactgggttccagctggaagggtatccgctgtgtaaaacatatgctggagtagttgtcggttcattcctctgtggtgacccctggttaataaagcgacttagctgaaggaaaatgtctGATGTAAGTTTAAGCAAATGACACACACTGCAGGGTTGCCATGTCCAGTTATTTTAAGCGTCTGTGGGCTTTTATTAGAGTTATTAAAGTGGTCTGGATAACTAAACATCAGTATTATACTCCATATGaagtgtttaatttgttttcagtgaGTAATGGACCTGTTCTTGTTTGGTGTATGTTCCACTAAGATCTGGCAACCCGAGCAAGTCTCTGTCCGTATCtgtttctcctctctctctccctgtgaTGATTTAGTGTTTGTTAAATCATCGCTGAACTCTTGCTGCTCGGTCTGTGTAAAAGTCAGCCTCGGTGATGCTGAAGCTGTGAATGTCAGCCATGCGGAGtctctttaatgtgtgtgtgtgtgtgtgtgtgtgtgtgttgcagctcTGATCAGCCTGTCGTTTGGAGGAGCCATCGGCCTGATGTTCCTCATGCTGGGCTGTGCTTTACCTGTCTACAAGTGAGTCTGAAGGTTTAcaatggcgtgtgtgtgtgttttaacaatagtgtgtgtgtgctttgttaacactgttttgtttgtgtgtgtggtgattgttgtcaacactgtgtgtgtgtgtgtgtggggggggggggggggggtgttaactctggtgtttgtgtgtgtggggcgGCAGTTTGATGTTAACACTGGTGTGTGTTGAGTTTGTTAAAataggtgtgtatgtgtggtgtttgttaaatttggtgtgtgtgttgttaacattagtttgtgttgtttacactggtgtttgtgtgtttatgcgtGTAAGGCGGGATGGTGGTTGTTGTTAacactgtgtgtgttgtgttaatactagtgtgtgtgtgtgtgtggtgggcgTTAACACAGGTGTGTGTTAGTTTGGGTGAGGGGGGTTGGACGGTTTtaacactggtgtgtgtgtgtatgtgtggaggGTGTGTTAACGCTGGTGTGTGTGGGGCAGGGGGGTTGTTAACACTGGTGTGTGGATGTGTAGTGTTAACACTGGTgagtgtgcagtgtgtgtgtgcagggtttGTATTAATATGCATACTTTATTGatcatgtggtgtgtgtgtgtgtttaacactgTTATGTGTGGTGTTTGTTTTCAACACTGTGTGTGGGGTGTTGTTAaaattggtgtgtgtgtttgtgtggtgttAACTCTGGTGTTTGCTGGTGTGGGGGGGAGTTGTAAACTctggtgtgttggtgtgtgtgtgctgggtAAGTGTTAATTTGTGTTCTTTATTGAtaaagcttgtgtgtgtgtgtgtgtgtgttgtatttgttTGCATTAACATGTTCTTTATTAAtcatactttgtgtgtgtgtgtgtgtgtgtgtgtgtgtgtgtgtgtgtgtgtgtgtgtgcgtgtgtgtgtgtgtgtgtgtgtgtgtgtgtgtagtgcgtACTGGCCGCTGTTCCTGCTCTTCTTCTACATCCTCTGTCCGCTCCCGCACTGCATCTCTCGGCGTGTGGTGGAGGACTCAGACTCGGCCAGTAACGCCTGTAAGGAGCTGGCTGTGTTCCTGACCACAGGCATCGTGGTGTCGGCGTTCGGCCTGCCCATCATCTTCGCCCGCGCCGCCGTGgtaaatatcacacacacaccgtTAAAATGTTGGAgtcatatgcaaatgtttatagaGGTATACTGtacagtgtagtgtgtgtgtgtgtgtgtgtgtgtgtggtgtttgtaGATTAAGTCTGGCATGTGTGTGTAatgtggtgtgtgtttgttgattgtgtgtgcgtttgtgtgtgtgtgtgtgtgagagacagcaGCATAAAATATCTGCATTATGATTGGCTGgagcacctgtcaatcaaacagcTGTGAAGGGTCACCTGATGCCTAGATGTAAGCGTATTGAAGTGACTGACTGCTGTGCACAGATTGCGTGGGGAGCGTGTGCTCTGGTGCTGACGGGAAACATCGTGATCTTCGCCACCATCCTGGGCTTCTTCCTGGTGTTCGGCTCCAATGATGACTTCAGCTGGCAGCAGTGGTGAAGCAGACCGACTCTCTCCATCTTTATTTATACCCGCCGCCATCCATACATGCAGGAATCAGTGCAATAATTCTGTTAGACGCGTCTGCTCTGTTGCTTTCCTTTCTCGCGCTCCATGAGTTCAGGTGGTCGAGCGAAAACACTGGCCGAAACATCAGCGCTGTCATCTTCAGAGTCTGACTTCAATCTGTTACTGctctgctttttatttttattctcaatttatttattcgttacgtttctgttctgttctattaaACGTCACATTGTAAGATGAAGGTTATTATGGTTGACTTCAgcgatgtttgtttttttatagtgATGTGAAATTTCCAGCCCAATCTCACCAGGACATGGAGCTATTTTACACGTTGTCAGAAATGTGGCTGATTCGATACAAATATGGTTATATTGGTATACAAACGTGCGATTTAGAAAAGGAGGCGTGACACTAAACCTGGCTAATTCGTACACATTCCATATGATTATATTGGTATAAATGTGTACGATTTATAAAATGCCTGGCCCCAATCGAggctaattcatataaattcCATACAATTGGTGTAAAAACATGCGATTTATAAAAAGAGATGTGGCACCAgatgtggctaattcgtacaaattccaTACAATTATATTGCTATAAAAACGTTCAATTTATAAAAGGAGCTGCGGTACCAAACTTAGTTAATTGGTACAAATTCCTTATGATTATATTCGTATTATTGTGTACGATTTATAAAATGTGTGGTACCAaacgtggctaattcgtacaaattccaTACGATTATATTGATATAAAAATAAGCGATTTATAAAAGGAGGCGTAGCACCAAACAAGGCTAATTCATACCAATCTCTTACGATTATATTCGTATGAATGTGTATGATCTataaaaggagacgtggcaccaaACTTAGCTAATTAGTACAAATTCCTTAAGATTTTATTCGTATTATTGTGTACGATTTATAAAATGTCTGCACCaacgtggctaattcgtacaaattccaTACGATTATATTACTATAAAAATAAGCGATTTATAAAAGGAGGTATGGCACCAAACTTGGCTAATTAATACAAACTTCTTATGACTATATTTATATCAATGTGCACGATTtgtaaaaggaggcgtggcaccaaacgtGGCTAATTCGTACTAATTCCATACGATTATATTGCTATAAAAATAAGCGATTTATAAAAGGAGCTGTGGCACCAAATTTGGCTAATTAATACAAACTCCTTATGactatattcatattaatatgtACGATTTCTagaaggaggcgtggcaccaaacatGGCTAATTCGTACACATTCCATATGATTATATTGGTataaaaatgtactattttaaaaaagaggcgtggcaccaaactccacccctaaccTACCCCTCATTGGGGGATGGGCAAATCGTATTAAAATGTAAGAATGAGATACAAATAAATTAGacgctaaattaaaaaaaaaagtcacattgttGTGAGATTGTACATTTTCCAGAGCTCTTTCCTTTGACTGTTAGGTGAAAACTGAGTAAATAAATCTATCAGATGCAGGTAATTTTTGTTGAAAGTATGTAGACTAGCTCCTAATCGTCATTTAAGGTGTGAGTTTATTAATAAACACCAGAGTTTCTTTCAGTCTCTCCGCAACTAATCATGACGCAGTTGGTCTGACcgtttaaagtcaacatgaaaccaGTTTTCAATGATTCATCAGtgcatattattaaaatataaactcTAGAGTTGGCCTTCATGTTGTGTActatattttaaagtgtgtttCTGTACATGCAGTCAATGCTAAAGTCAAGTCTCGTCATTCACTGGTGTGATGCTGAAGATCACACAGACTCCTCGTATAGAGGTGTAATGGCTTATCAGGCtgtttcatgtggactttaacgCTTCTGTTATTTTATATCTCTCTGTCGGTGCAGAAACGGCACTAGTAACATTGTTTCctcttattgtttttttaaaaataaataccatttttgaaaaaacaaagttgttttatattagtttataattgTTGTATATGCACTCCCACAATTCAAAAAATACTACAGTTACAGTCAACAGCGAGTTTAACCAATGTTATAGTGAAGTTCttcaattaatctgttgttgCGATTCTaccgttgctatggtaacacatctatagtaattgatctgttgtggtgattctactgttgctatggtaacacaacaactatagtaattaatctgttgtgattctacagttgctatggaagcacAACATCTATAGTAACTAATCTGttgttattctacagttgctatggtaacataacaactaaagaaatttgttgtgattctacagttgccatgaaaacacaacatctatagtaattaatctgttgttattctacagttgctatggtaacacatctatagtaattgaactgttttggtgattctacttttgctatggtaacacaacaactatagtaattaatctgttgttattctacagttgctatggtaacacaacaactaaagtatttgttgttatttttcagttgctatggtaacacaacatctatagtaattgatctgttgtggtgattctacagtgaCAACAACAATCTTATTGTAACCATCTATgtttcatctgttgtggtgattctacagttgctatggtaacacatctatagtaattgatctgttggggtgattctacagttgctgtggtaacacatctatagtaattgatctgttggggtgattctacagttgctatggtaacacatctatagtaattgatctgttggggtgattctacagttgctatggtaacacatctacagtaattgatcagttggggtgattctacagttgctatggtaacacatctatagtaattgatctgttggggtgattctacagttgctatggtaacacatctatagtaattgatctgttggggtgattctacagttgctatggtaacacaacagctatagtattGTAAACAAACGAGCCAGTACTGTAGTTTTCTTTAAGTGTAGGATATATTACACAGCAGGATTAATATGGAGTAATGATTGTAAGTGAAGGCGTCCAGCAGCTGCTCTCAGTATGTATGGAATGAAGGAGAGGCTGAAACatgcctgcaaacacacacacacacacacacacacacacacacacacacctggaggGTCTACAGCACCTTCAAACATTCAGATCGATATTAATTGagaaattacactgcaaaaacttttttgttaagagttttgtcctgtttctaatctaaaaatacttaaatcagtcagcattttctagacaggaataaaatatagtcttgttttccgaaatattgagtcaaaatgaagagagtttttcctcaaaacaagcaGAATTTTATTTTCgcttttgcattattttgcttattttaaaggTGTTTATCTATAAAGAAATATTACTACAAATCTTTGGACATTTAAAGCATTCACAGCAAAAGAAGCTTCAACAAAAGAGCATCCCCAAAGTGCTGGTCAGTGTAATATGAGCAGGTcgagctgctgtgtgtgtgtgtgtgtgtgtgtgtgtgtgtgtgtgtgtgtttctgtatattCGGCGTTTCTTCGCCCTGCAGCGCGACGCGTCCTTCGTCTTCATCATCCTCGTGTTTCAGTAGTGAACGCTCTGACTGGAGGTGATGAGGAGGTTTTTCAGGGTGGACAGAGATGAAGATTTCGGCCAGATTCAGTATCTCACTGCTAAATGTATCCGACTGTCTCAGGAGAAAGGTAAGAGTCCGTTTCCAGAGGACAAACTAACGCAGATCATGCAAGCTGATAATCATTTCACTCTTTCAACAAGACAtcaagactcatattaaatctttATCTACCTCTTATA from Danio aesculapii chromosome 14, fDanAes4.1, whole genome shotgun sequence carries:
- the leprotl1 gene encoding leptin receptor overlapping transcript-like 1, which produces MAGIKALISLSFGGAIGLMFLMLGCALPVYNAYWPLFLLFFYILCPLPHCISRRVVEDSDSASNACKELAVFLTTGIVVSAFGLPIIFARAAVIAWGACALVLTGNIVIFATILGFFLVFGSNDDFSWQQW